Proteins found in one Methanospirillum hungatei JF-1 genomic segment:
- a CDS encoding cache domain-containing protein, translating to MRSIRTGMLIALCISLFSSLSMAVPMPDDMIFLTEEYPPFNYLENGVPSGLSVELLRTALERAGISFSTEDISLMAWSDAYRMTESRNNTGLFSMARTPEREARFKWAGPLMQCPLVFFAENESLKTARPENKDLRAVVIKDDIGLYVGREAGIPDENIFQVTTPAEAVQRLIDGTSDVWVYALYPGESLIQTIAENPESFYILDDLGRSTYYIAFNLNTDPDIIDAIQTELDAMKTDRKDEGITTYEKIVGKYVGPICAEKSQTRQQITNLVNLTADAISRDATGTLADIQNGRHPYKDRSDPSLYVYVFDTGVTLIANAAQPSLAGTNFSGKVDASGKKFRDEIVTGAMKQGSGIVTYTYSNPLETGIFYKEAYYTLVTGSDKKQYIVCAGRYLSCDEI from the coding sequence ATGAGATCTATACGGACCGGAATGCTCATTGCACTGTGCATTTCCCTCTTTTCATCTCTTTCCATGGCCGTACCGATGCCTGATGACATGATTTTTTTAACCGAAGAATATCCACCATTTAATTATCTTGAAAACGGAGTGCCTTCCGGCCTGTCTGTGGAACTTCTCAGGACAGCACTTGAGAGAGCCGGGATTTCCTTCTCCACCGAAGATATCAGTCTTATGGCCTGGTCTGATGCATACCGGATGACAGAATCCAGGAACAATACCGGGCTTTTCTCAATGGCACGAACACCGGAGCGTGAGGCACGCTTCAAATGGGCTGGGCCCCTCATGCAATGCCCTCTTGTTTTCTTTGCTGAAAATGAATCTCTGAAGACGGCACGGCCGGAGAACAAGGATCTTCGGGCAGTTGTCATCAAAGATGATATCGGCCTGTATGTCGGCAGAGAGGCAGGAATTCCGGATGAGAACATATTCCAGGTGACAACCCCTGCTGAAGCAGTTCAGCGGCTGATCGATGGAACATCAGATGTATGGGTTTATGCCCTGTATCCTGGTGAGAGCCTGATTCAGACCATCGCAGAAAATCCGGAATCATTCTATATCCTTGATGATCTGGGCAGGTCAACCTACTACATTGCATTTAACCTGAATACTGATCCAGACATCATCGATGCCATCCAGACCGAACTGGATGCGATGAAAACGGACCGCAAGGATGAGGGAATTACCACCTATGAAAAGATTGTCGGGAAATACGTAGGTCCGATTTGTGCTGAAAAGTCACAAACACGGCAACAGATAACCAACCTTGTCAATCTCACTGCGGATGCCATCAGCCGGGATGCAACCGGAACCCTTGCAGATATTCAGAACGGGCGACATCCGTACAAGGATCGGTCTGACCCTTCATTATATGTGTATGTCTTTGATACCGGAGTCACTCTTATTGCCAATGCTGCACAGCCTTCCCTTGCCGGGACGAACTTTTCAGGAAAAGTAGATGCGTCGGGGAAGAAATTCAGGGATGAGATCGTGACCGGAGCTATGAAGCAGGGTTCAGGTATTGTGACATACACCTACTCAAACCCGCTTGAGACGGGGATTTTCTACAAAGAGGCCTATTATACCCTCGTGACAGGGAGTGATAAAAAGCAGTACATCGTCTGTGCCGGACGGTATCTCTCCTGTGACGAGATCTGA
- a CDS encoding V-type ATP synthase subunit D — protein sequence MSYLRDIRPTKSELLVLKSRLKIAVRSYKTLQMKRDGLILEVTKLAPLVKAEYDLLMVRYRRVRHLLAPAYMIEGMLNVTIAAYSVESKTEIEVSEKNLFGIRVPVITGSNVRTDLVDRGYGLLGTSLVIDDMADAYEKLVDAIIAYAGNAAALNHLITEIERISRRVKALEHVVIPSLEASIATITASREELEREEQSRLFHVKKRWK from the coding sequence GTGTCATATCTTCGTGATATCAGGCCGACAAAATCAGAACTCCTTGTTTTAAAGTCAAGACTTAAAATCGCCGTCAGGTCTTATAAGACGTTGCAGATGAAACGTGATGGCCTTATTCTGGAAGTCACAAAGCTGGCTCCTCTCGTGAAGGCAGAATATGATCTTCTCATGGTCAGGTACCGGCGGGTCAGGCATCTTCTGGCCCCTGCCTACATGATTGAGGGGATGCTTAATGTCACAATTGCGGCATACTCGGTTGAATCAAAGACCGAGATTGAAGTCTCTGAAAAGAACCTCTTTGGTATCCGGGTCCCGGTGATTACCGGGAGTAATGTGAGGACAGATCTCGTGGATCGGGGATATGGACTCCTCGGTACTTCGTTGGTCATTGATGATATGGCAGATGCGTATGAGAAGCTCGTTGATGCAATTATTGCATATGCCGGAAATGCCGCGGCACTCAATCACCTGATAACCGAGATAGAGCGGATTTCCCGCCGGGTAAAGGCACTCGAGCATGTGGTAATACCATCACTCGAAGCGTCTATCGCAACGATTACGGCAAGCCGGGAAGAACTGGAGCGGGAAGAGCAGTCGCGGCTGTTTCATGTGAAAAAAAGATGGAAATAG
- a CDS encoding V-type ATP synthase subunit C, which produces MHHYLVTPSSYRYICTRIGLKKKSLISPDQYNRLLNMELSQIIRFIGESGYHEEVHTLSSAYSDIELIEHALTENLAKTYRSILSIAPGALQELAEQYFSRWDIENVMLILRGCQFHIPGDRIRAVLIPAGVLSPSHLDHLLTLRSIHEITDSLSSWIHYNILSARITDGYRRGLFASLENELYLAYYGNLLSDARFGIRGGDVILPHLRFEIDILNIRNIFRLRAGSNVSDITPFMVTGGYMTPEDFQRLYGVTDRETFVNELSRAGILSILTEALKNLRCDENVCEADAADVVWRRWAAHKTPLYTVMLSVNAMLLHHLDGLARRHQFSVLPIISYLEHKRYEIANLRAIARGKQFGVNPDFIRQHLVM; this is translated from the coding sequence ATGCACCATTATCTGGTAACCCCTTCCTCGTACCGGTATATCTGTACCCGGATTGGGCTGAAGAAGAAGTCTCTCATTTCGCCTGACCAGTACAACCGGCTCCTGAATATGGAGCTTTCCCAGATCATCCGGTTTATCGGAGAATCCGGATACCATGAAGAGGTGCATACGCTCTCCTCTGCCTATTCAGACATTGAGTTAATTGAACATGCTCTTACTGAAAATCTCGCAAAAACATACCGGAGTATCCTCTCTATTGCCCCCGGAGCCTTACAAGAACTTGCTGAGCAATACTTTTCGCGATGGGATATCGAGAATGTCATGCTTATTCTGCGGGGATGCCAGTTTCACATCCCTGGTGACCGGATACGGGCCGTGCTCATTCCTGCCGGTGTCCTGTCCCCCTCCCATCTTGACCATCTCCTGACCCTGCGGTCCATTCATGAGATCACCGATAGTCTCTCTTCATGGATTCATTATAATATTCTCTCAGCCCGGATTACTGACGGATACCGTCGTGGCCTCTTCGCCTCCCTGGAGAACGAACTTTACCTTGCGTATTATGGAAATCTGCTCTCCGATGCCAGGTTTGGTATCAGGGGAGGTGATGTCATCCTTCCCCACCTGCGGTTTGAGATAGATATCCTCAATATCAGAAATATATTCAGGCTTCGTGCCGGGAGCAACGTGTCTGATATCACCCCGTTTATGGTGACAGGCGGATATATGACTCCGGAAGACTTTCAAAGGCTCTATGGGGTGACAGACCGGGAGACCTTTGTGAATGAACTGTCCCGTGCCGGGATCCTGTCAATACTCACCGAAGCACTCAAAAACCTGCGATGTGATGAGAATGTCTGTGAGGCTGATGCAGCAGATGTCGTCTGGCGAAGATGGGCGGCTCACAAGACACCCTTATACACCGTCATGCTCTCGGTGAATGCCATGCTCCTTCATCATCTGGACGGACTTGCACGGCGACACCAGTTCTCTGTTCTTCCCATCATATCCTATCTTGAGCACAAGCGGTATGAGATTGCAAACCTTCGGGCTATAGCGAGAGGGAAGCAGTTCGGGGTTAATCCGGATTTTATTAGACAGCATCTGGTGATGTAA
- a CDS encoding PP2C family protein-serine/threonine phosphatase, with protein MHSLAIAAITNTGLYRRRNEDSLLVGRDVLACVSLTEPKTWRIDSYPVILAVADGIGGSVAGDIASREVMRCLARPLCPDREETLHNLIHAAQTHLDHLVETRPDLDGLGTTLAGVLALHDRIIIFSCGDSRVYMNLPGNEGIQCMTKDHSVVQEMIETGRLTEKEARSHPLGHIITSCLSGGRRRSSLDIRMSTHPIQKGTRLVLCTDGVWDYGGELFLKAALRGDPTSATQEILSICYDAGAPDNITLIIADVE; from the coding sequence ATGCATTCCCTGGCTATAGCTGCCATCACCAACACCGGGCTGTACCGAAGACGCAATGAAGACAGTCTGCTGGTGGGCAGAGATGTTCTTGCCTGCGTATCCCTGACTGAACCAAAAACATGGAGGATTGATTCATATCCGGTCATCCTTGCAGTTGCAGATGGTATCGGCGGCAGTGTGGCCGGAGATATTGCAAGCAGGGAGGTGATGAGATGTCTGGCACGACCACTTTGCCCTGACCGGGAGGAGACCCTTCATAACCTGATACACGCAGCACAAACCCATCTTGATCACCTGGTTGAAACCCGGCCAGACCTTGACGGGCTCGGAACAACCCTCGCAGGTGTGCTCGCTCTTCATGACCGCATAATCATCTTTTCATGTGGTGACTCCAGGGTGTATATGAACTTACCTGGAAATGAGGGAATACAATGCATGACAAAAGACCATTCAGTTGTCCAGGAGATGATCGAGACCGGACGGCTGACTGAAAAAGAGGCACGATCCCATCCACTTGGTCATATCATCACCTCATGCCTGTCCGGGGGACGAAGAAGAAGCTCACTTGATATCAGAATGTCAACTCACCCCATACAGAAGGGGACACGACTGGTTCTCTGCACCGACGGGGTTTGGGATTACGGAGGGGAACTCTTTCTCAAGGCAGCATTGAGAGGGGATCCAACCTCCGCAACACAGGAGATTCTTTCCATCTGCTATGATGCAGGAGCTCCGGATAATATAACCCTCATCATCGCTGATGTTGAGTAA
- a CDS encoding ion transporter produces the protein MQSLKRRVFDSIDDKDEGGKPNNIFDFFIIFIIIVNTFVIFIETYPTIRNNYTEYLDLIEYITIIVFTTEYLLRIWTCTCYPEYSHPVTGRLRYACSLTMIIDFFAVFPFYLMFVIPLSPYVVHFLRLFRLFRVLKLLRYYGSIDVIYRVIKRDSQYLFSIIIILLVFLSFSSYLIYIFEAEAQPDKIKDFDDALWWAIETTSTVGYGDVIPVTEIGKFFSFLIIIVGIGIIALPTGIIASGFLEELRASKEGSYDLSDLHLADEIRKLKELLDEGIISEDEFRRGKEKILK, from the coding sequence ATGCAGTCACTGAAAAGAAGAGTCTTTGATAGTATCGATGATAAGGATGAGGGAGGGAAACCGAACAACATCTTTGACTTTTTCATCATTTTCATCATTATTGTCAACACCTTCGTCATCTTCATTGAGACATATCCGACCATCCGGAATAATTACACAGAATATCTGGATCTTATTGAATACATCACCATTATTGTCTTTACCACAGAATACCTGCTCAGAATCTGGACCTGCACCTGTTATCCGGAGTATTCACACCCCGTTACCGGAAGGCTGCGTTATGCCTGTTCCCTCACGATGATCATAGACTTTTTCGCAGTTTTTCCATTTTACCTGATGTTTGTCATACCCCTCAGTCCATATGTTGTTCATTTTCTCCGCCTGTTCAGACTGTTCAGGGTTTTAAAACTTCTGAGATATTATGGATCCATTGATGTGATATACCGGGTGATTAAAAGAGACAGCCAGTATCTCTTCTCGATTATCATTATCCTGCTGGTTTTTCTCTCCTTCAGCTCATACCTTATTTATATCTTTGAAGCTGAAGCACAACCTGATAAAATCAAGGACTTTGATGATGCTCTCTGGTGGGCTATCGAGACGACGAGCACGGTTGGATATGGTGATGTTATTCCGGTCACAGAGATAGGGAAATTTTTTTCTTTCCTCATAATAATTGTAGGAATCGGGATAATTGCACTTCCAACAGGGATTATTGCTTCAGGATTTCTCGAAGAACTCCGTGCTTCAAAAGAAGGATCATATGATCTCTCTGACCTGCATCTAGCAGATGAGATAAGGAAATTAAAAGAGCTGCTGGATGAAGGGATCATTTCAGAGGATGAGTTCAGGCGAGGGAAGGAAAAGATCCTGAAATAA
- a CDS encoding ComEC/Rec2 family competence protein translates to MNHTRIFVIFSLILIISPVSSLSVHFLDVGQGDATLIRHNGHTMLIDAGDMDAGPDILSYLQYQGVTRLDVLVSTHPHTDHIGGMSDILQALPVSLYVDNGATHTTPAYRNLEKALIKKQIPYATAKKGDTIPFTDDITILVTSPDELTGDLNEDSLALLLTYGEVRIFFTGDCESCDASCDIVKLAHHGSKGSATRAILNGDIPDCAIISLGIDNEYHYPAPSTINALKKAGVEVFRTDEEGTIVLRTDGEKYWFV, encoded by the coding sequence ATGAACCACACCAGAATTTTCGTAATTTTTTCCCTGATACTCATAATTTCACCAGTCTCTTCCCTTTCAGTTCATTTCCTTGATGTTGGTCAGGGTGATGCTACGCTTATCAGGCATAATGGCCATACCATGCTTATCGATGCAGGGGATATGGATGCTGGCCCTGACATTCTCTCTTATCTTCAGTATCAGGGAGTTACTCGTCTGGACGTTCTGGTCTCCACTCATCCGCATACTGACCATATAGGGGGAATGAGCGATATTCTGCAAGCGCTACCGGTCAGTCTCTATGTGGATAATGGAGCGACCCATACCACCCCGGCCTACCGTAATCTGGAAAAAGCCCTGATAAAAAAACAGATCCCATATGCAACCGCGAAAAAGGGTGATACAATTCCCTTCACCGATGATATCACTATTCTTGTCACCTCTCCGGATGAGCTCACCGGTGATTTGAATGAGGACTCACTTGCCCTTCTGCTTACCTACGGAGAGGTCAGGATCTTCTTCACCGGGGATTGTGAGAGTTGTGATGCTTCATGTGATATCGTGAAACTTGCACATCATGGCTCCAAGGGATCTGCGACCCGTGCCATCCTGAACGGAGATATTCCTGACTGTGCAATCATCTCGCTGGGCATAGACAATGAGTATCATTATCCGGCCCCTTCCACGATCAATGCCCTGAAAAAGGCCGGGGTTGAGGTATTCAGGACTGATGAAGAAGGAACGATTGTTTTGAGGACTGATGGAGAAAAATACTGGTTCGTCTAA
- a CDS encoding DUF3006 domain-containing protein, translating to MEKNTGSSNMVLAIVDRVEDDVLVLVTPTKPNREIHLPCSLFQGMNEGDVVRITVEKDEEKRKDIEKDIKDQRTRLKRVNL from the coding sequence ATGGAGAAAAATACTGGTTCGTCTAATATGGTCCTGGCGATTGTTGACCGGGTTGAGGATGATGTATTGGTACTGGTCACCCCTACCAAGCCAAATCGGGAGATCCATCTCCCCTGTTCACTCTTTCAGGGAATGAATGAAGGAGACGTGGTAAGGATAACCGTAGAGAAGGACGAGGAGAAGAGGAAAGATATTGAGAAAGATATCAAAGACCAGAGAACAAGACTGAAGCGGGTAAATCTTTAA
- a CDS encoding substrate-binding periplasmic protein, translated as MVLLALLCIMAVCCSPALGARDVRVPLTELRPSLFTDEQGNPAGFFVDLIEDLAKKEGWSVIWVSGTLSESWDRLSRGDVDLMPAVTVTPERLILYDFTNESVLSIWSQVYARPDSGINTILDLEGKRVAMVRGASSGVGLRDYAEKFGVTAIYLEKDTATDIFTAVSEGEADALVMFNSAGQEEVKEYGLATTPVMFNPAQFGFAAL; from the coding sequence TTGGTACTTCTGGCTCTCCTGTGCATCATGGCAGTATGCTGCTCTCCTGCTCTTGGTGCTCGAGATGTCAGAGTACCTCTGACTGAGCTCAGGCCCTCCCTGTTCACCGATGAGCAGGGAAACCCGGCCGGGTTTTTTGTCGACCTTATCGAGGATCTGGCTAAAAAAGAAGGTTGGAGTGTCATCTGGGTAAGTGGTACACTCTCTGAGAGCTGGGATCGCCTGTCACGGGGTGATGTCGATCTCATGCCTGCGGTGACGGTCACGCCAGAACGGCTCATACTCTATGATTTCACAAATGAATCGGTTCTCTCGATCTGGTCACAGGTCTATGCACGCCCTGATTCGGGCATCAATACCATCCTTGATCTGGAAGGTAAACGAGTCGCAATGGTCAGGGGAGCATCCAGTGGGGTGGGACTTCGGGACTATGCAGAAAAATTCGGAGTAACTGCCATATATCTGGAGAAGGACACAGCGACCGATATTTTTACCGCTGTTTCAGAAGGAGAAGCAGATGCCCTTGTGATGTTTAACTCTGCAGGTCAGGAGGAGGTGAAGGAATACGGGCTTGCCACAACCCCGGTTATGTTTAACCCGGCACAGTTTGGGTTTGCGGCATTATAG